In Streptomyces sp. 71268, the DNA window AGATCGTCGGCGAGGGGCTGTGCGTCCTGGTCGGCGTCACCCACGACGACACCCCGGCCAAGGCCGCGCAACTGGCCCGCAAGCTCTGGTCGGTGCGCATCCTGGACGGCGAGAAGTCCTGCTCGGACACGGGCGCCCCGCTCCTGGTCATCAGCCAGTTCACCCTCTACGGCGACGCCCGCAAGGGCCGCCGCCCCACCTGGAACGCCGCCGCCCCCGGCGAACTGGCCGAACCCCTGGTCGACGAGGTCGTCGCGGCCCTGCGCCAGTTGGGCGCCCACGTCGAGACGGGCCGCTTCGGCGCCGACATGAAGGTCTCCCTGACGAACGACGGGCCGTTCACGGTGCTGGTGGAGGTCTGAGGGGCGCTGGGGCCCCACCCCCACCCACCCCCCCCGCCAGGGGCTACGGCTCGACCACCACCTCCTGTGCCGCCGCCGTCGTGCCGGCCAGCAGGGTGGCGTCCACGGGGACGTTGCGCTTGACCAGGGCCAGGGCGATGGGGCCCAGTTCGTGGTGGCGGGCCGAGGTGGTGATGAAGCCGAGTTGGCGGCCGTCGGGGCCGTCGGAGGCGAGGCGGATCGGGGTGCCGTGCGGGGGGAGGTGGACCTCGCTGCCGTCCAGGTGCAGGAAGACCAGGCGGCGCGGAGGCTTGCCCAGGTTGTGGACGCGGGCGACGGTTTCCTGGCCTCGGTAGCAGCCCTTCTGCAGGTGCACCGCCGTGCCGATCCAGCCCAGCTCGTGCGGGATCGTCCGGTGGTCGGTCTCCAGGCCGAGGCGCGGGCGGTGGGCCTCCACGCGCAGTGCCTCGTGGGCCAGTACGCCGATCGCCGGGCCGTGCGCGTCCGCGAAGGAGGCCAGCTCGCCACGGGGCAGGAACACGTCGCGGCCGTGCGCGGTCTCGCGTACCGCCGCGCCGTCCGGGACGTCGGCGATCGAGCCGGCGGGCAGGTGGACGACGGCGAACTCCTCGGTGCGGTCGCTCACTTCCACCCGGTAGAAGAACTTCATGCTCTCCAGGTAGGCGATCAGCTCGGTCTGGGTGCCGGGCTCCACGTGGGCCCAGACCGTCGTGCCGTCGTCCACCAGGTACAGCGCGTGCTCGATGTGGCCGTTCGCGGACAGGATCAGCGACTCGGTGGCGTGCCCGACGGGCAGTTCGCTCACGTGTTGGGTGAGCAGCAGGTGCAGCCAGCTCAGCCGATCGTCGCCGGTGACGGTGACCACGCCCCGGTGGGAGAGGTCGACGAAGCCGGAGCCGTCGGCGAGGGTGCGCTGTTCGCGGAACAGGTCGCCGTAGTGACCGGCGACCCCTTCGTCCGGACCCTCCGCCGGTACGGCGCCGGGGAGCGACAGCAGCGGACTGGCGGGTGATTGTCGCAGCATGCCCCCAGCCTACGGCGCCGCCGTCGGCTCCTC includes these proteins:
- the dtd gene encoding D-aminoacyl-tRNA deacylase, encoding MRAVIQRVDGASVTVGGETVGEIVGEGLCVLVGVTHDDTPAKAAQLARKLWSVRILDGEKSCSDTGAPLLVISQFTLYGDARKGRRPTWNAAAPGELAEPLVDEVVAALRQLGAHVETGRFGADMKVSLTNDGPFTVLVEV
- a CDS encoding folate-binding protein YgfZ; this encodes MLRQSPASPLLSLPGAVPAEGPDEGVAGHYGDLFREQRTLADGSGFVDLSHRGVVTVTGDDRLSWLHLLLTQHVSELPVGHATESLILSANGHIEHALYLVDDGTTVWAHVEPGTQTELIAYLESMKFFYRVEVSDRTEEFAVVHLPAGSIADVPDGAAVRETAHGRDVFLPRGELASFADAHGPAIGVLAHEALRVEAHRPRLGLETDHRTIPHELGWIGTAVHLQKGCYRGQETVARVHNLGKPPRRLVFLHLDGSEVHLPPHGTPIRLASDGPDGRQLGFITTSARHHELGPIALALVKRNVPVDATLLAGTTAAAQEVVVEP